A stretch of Polypterus senegalus isolate Bchr_013 chromosome 5, ASM1683550v1, whole genome shotgun sequence DNA encodes these proteins:
- the LOC120529412 gene encoding atypical chemokine receptor 4-like has product MESLDEEDYEYEYNITFNESYEYYHTLCYKDDVRNFGKIFLPIFYSLALIIGISGNSLVVAVYIYYKRLKTKTDIYILNLAIADLLLLFTLPFWAADAVHGWELGEAMCKITSALYVMNFSCGMFFLACISLDRYQAMFRNQDRPRKQEYIFVLIVVWMAAIILSLPQLIFSTVKEKETRRVCISVYPATMARNTKAAIQFLEVIFSFVIPFVIMVFCYTRVAKTLMWSPNVKKWRAFRVLLAVVGVFFLTQIPYNIVKFIRAVDVIYSFIIMCEASKNLDIAILITESAALFHSCLNPIVYAFVGASVKNHLLKLLKMISSHKRTHREQTVEISLNSHSNTENTISFTI; this is encoded by the coding sequence ATGGAGTCACTAGATGAAGAGGATTATGAGTATGAATATAATATAACTTTCAATGAAAGTTATGAATACTACCATACTCTTTGTTACAAGGATGATGTTCGCAACTTTGGAAAGATCTTTCTGCCCATTTTCTACTCTTTGGCTCTAATAATAGGAATTTCTGGAAACTCATTAGTGGTGGCTGTTTACATCTATTATAAGAGACTTAAGACCAAGACggacatatacattttaaatctgGCTATAGCTGATCTCCTCCTTCTGTTCACCCTCCCATTCTGGGCAGCTGATGCTGTTCATGGCTGGGAGCTGGGAGAAGCCATGTGCAAAATAACCTCTGCCTTGTATGTCATGAATTTCAGCTGTGGGATGTTTTTCCTTGCTTGCATCAGTCTGGACAGATACCAAGCTATGTTTAGAAACCAGGACAGACCAAGAAAACAGGAATATATCTTTGTTTTGATTGTTGTCTGGATGGCTGCAATCATCCTCAGTTTGCCCCAACTAATATTTtcaacagtaaaagaaaaagaaaccaggCGAGTTTGCATTTCAGTTTATCCTGCTACAATGGCCAGGAATACAAAAGCAGCTATTCAGTTTCTGGAAGTGATTTTCAGTTTTGTGATCCCATTTGTAATCATGGTATTCTGCTACACAAGAGTGGCCAAAACTCTAATGTGGTCCCCAAACGTGAAGAAGTGGAGGGCATTCAGAGTACTGCTGGCAGTTGTAGGTGTATTTTTTTTGACTCAGATACCATACAATATTGTCAAGTTTATCAGAGCAGTGGATGTGATCTATTCATTTATAATTATGTGTGAGGCCagtaaaaacctggacattgccATTCTCATCACAGAAAGTGCAGCCCTTTTCCACAGTTGTTTAAATCCTATTGTTTATGCCTTTGTTGGAGCTTCTGTTAAAAACCATCTCctaaaactgctaaaaatgatAAGTTCACATAAGAGGACACACAGGGAACAAACTGTTGAAATATCTCTTAATTCCCATTCAAATACTGAAAACACCATCAGTTTCACAATTTAA